The Coregonus clupeaformis isolate EN_2021a chromosome 13, ASM2061545v1, whole genome shotgun sequence genome includes a region encoding these proteins:
- the LOC121578912 gene encoding uncharacterized protein LOC121578912, giving the protein MPPLPLDERIVVIQHPKNLALRGSSPQTTPQPPSHITAPSNKPLSRPSHPHPPQSYPNPPSSNSLSLECKRRSSSRLQKTKGDKAIVSEGVRHTPSHCHSNGTVTLGPRPHQHTHTIDIKLSVNKGIKGGGGHSNSLGRSGSVKGSKKRVSLRLDPGYGEKKAGGTSGKPGGVVQQLQNHPQNKSKASQGSHHQNHLSVSPGGVLEFVPSQRQQSKSRREKVQDVSPKVCSASFPPRGAREVPCVGNKENSKLGPVHQNPNPQSLPCHHNSVPVPHAAVLNSHYPASPPSHHPRAPTSFQQPLNQPRPSRGRDHCPQIHHGLPLSPCSSRGGFPSPDHTCTIDFSHPFSCGCWKLVRCRGGRGRSAGCQGGL; this is encoded by the exons ATGCCTCCACTCCCTCTTGACGAGCGCATAGTGGTTATTCAGCACCCTAAAAACTTGGCCCTACGTGGGTCCTCCCCACAGACCACCCCACAGCCCCCCTCCCATATAACAGCCCCTAGCAACAAACCTCTCTCCCGCCCTTCTCATCCCCACCCTCCTCAGTCCTACCCCAATCCTCCCTCATCGAACTCACTGTCTTTGGAATGCAAGCGCAGATCATCATCCCGTCTGCAGAAAACCAAAGGCGACAAGGCCATCGTCTCAGAGGGTGTCAGACACACCCCTAGCCACTGTCACAGCAACGGGACCGTGACTCTTGGCCCTAGaccccaccaacacacacacaccatcgacATCAAGTTATCCGTGAACAAAGGAAtaaaaggaggaggagggcacAGCAACTCTTTAGGTCGCAGTGGGAGTGTGAAGGGGAGCAAGAAAAGGGTCTCGTTACGCTTGGATCCAGGATACGGGGAGAAAAAAGCTGGGGGAACATCAGGGAAGCCTGGTGGAGTAGTGCAGCAACTCCAAAACCACCCACAGAACAAGAGCAAGGCCTCACAAGGCAGTCACCATCAGAATCATCTGTCAGTGTCCCCGGGAGGAGTCTTAGAGTTTGTCCCATCCCAGAGACAGCAGTCCAAGTCCAGAAGAGAGAAGGTGCAGGACGTGTCCCCCAAAGTCTGCTCTGCCAGCTTCCCCCCCAGAGGTGCCCGGGAAGTGCCCTGCGTGGGTAACAAAGAGAATTCCAAACTGGGACCTGTCCATCAAAACCCCAACCCCCAGAGCCTGCCCTGCCACCACAACTCTGTCCCTGTGCCCCATGCCGCTGTTCTAAACTCCCACtaccctgcctcccctccctcccaccaccccCGTGCTCCTACCTCGTTTCAGCAACCCCTCAACCAGCCTCGTCCATCCCGCGGCAGGGACCattgtcctcagatccatcacgGCCTACCCCTCTCCCCCTGTTCCTCCCGTGGAGGTTTCCCCAGCCCAGACCACACCTGTACCATCGACTTCTCCCATCCCTTCAGCTGTGGCTGCTGGAAGCTGGTCCGCTGCAGAGGGGGCAGGGGACGTTCTGCTGGCTGCCAGGGGG GGTTGTAG
- the LOC121579487 gene encoding dual specificity protein phosphatase 10-like, translating into MGLRTLGGCLSTASTTNTSSSNSTVSDCRTGLLRPLRCASCSGEAGAFESPAAFRKKLVGGCLPCTPLSSSAPLRALQSCVSGCNPKASQAGSSTCSYCSSDPIVVTFNPRRGGKPPGMGSGVGARHPMGVFPADDDDYSVRTIWPEELGKKMTRSKTQQNHQSCAGMGIGVGKTCVGQNQNSTNGTSPVILDCRNLLEFTRNQITDHAGRCRLQQGKMAVLDFIGSGPGRDPDRDSLKRLWNKGGESGKVDGMGQEDNMTYPRTPSPRTPSTQSPPSFSPPPSAPSTLLKPKPRQRDAEGRHSLPSAQSLHLVLNSLNREQDEESGRVHLTLPLSSSLPASLSDESGMTPDVENAVVSPILPFLFLGNERDAQDLDLLLRLNIGYVVNVTTHLPLYHLGSGLVRYKRLPATDNSKQNLRQYFEEVFEFIEEAHQSGRGVLIHCQAGVSRSATIVIAYLMKHTLMTMTDAYKYVRGRRPVVSPNLNFMGQLLEFERDLNSGVTPRILTPKLSGLETQV; encoded by the exons ATGGGATTAAGAACTCTTGGGGGATGTTTGTCCACAGCCTCCACCACCAACACCTCATCCTCCAACAGCACTGTGTCAGACTGCCGTACGGGCTTGCTCAGACCCCTGCGATGTGCCTCCTGCTCCGGGGAGGCTGGTGCCTTTGAGAGTCCTGCTGCATTCCGCAAAAAACTGGTGGGGGGATGCCTGCCCTGTACCCCACTATCCTCCTCAGCCCCGCTGCGAGCCTTACAGAGTTGTGTGAGTGGCTGCAACCCAAAAGCCAGTCAGGCCGGCAGCTCTACCTGCAGCTATTGTAGCAGCGACCCCATAGTTGTGACCTTCAACCCACGTCGGGGCGGCAAGCCCCCCGGGATGGGCAGTGGTGTAGGGGCAAGGCACCCCATGGGAGTATTCCCCGCCGATGATGATGATTACAGCGTGCGCACAATCTGGCCCGAGGAGCTTGGAAAAAAGATGACCAGGTCTAAAACCCAACAGAACCACCAGAGCTGTGCCGGGATGGGGATAGGAGTGGGGAAGACATGTGTGGGTCAGAACCAGAACAGCACCAACGGAACCAGCCCTGTCATCCTGGACTGTAGGAACCTGTTGGAGTTCACCCGGAATCAGATAACAGACCACGCTGGCCGATGCCGGCTTCAGCAGGGCAAGATGGCCGTCCTAGATTTTATTGGGTCTGGGCCTGGGCGAGATCCAGACCGGGACTCCCTAAAGAGGCTCTGGAACAAAGGTGGGGAGTCAGGAAAGGTGGATGGCATGGGGCAGGAAGACAATATGACATACCCTCGCACCCCTTCCCCCCGCACCCCCTCTACCCAATCCCCTCCTTCCTTCTCACCCCCACCGTCAGCTCCCAGCACTCTCCTCAAACCCAAACCCAGACAGAGAGATGCAGAGGgacgccattccctcccctccgcCCAGTCCCTCCACCTGGTCCTAAACTCACTCAACAGAGAGCAGGACGAAGAGAGCGGCAGAG TGCACCTCACTCTGCCGCTCTCCTCCTCGCTCCCGGCCTCCCTGTCAGATGAGAGTGGGATGACCCCTGATGTGGAGAATGCGGTGGTCAGCCCCATCCTACCCTTCCTCTTCCTGGGCAACGAGAGGGACGCCCAGGACCTGGACCTGCTGCTGCGCCTCAACATCGGCTACGTGGTCAACGTCACCACACACCTGCCCCTCTACCACCTCGGCTCTGGCCTGGTGCGCTACAAACGGCTGCCGGCTACCGACAACAGCAAGCAGAACCTACGACAGTACTTTGAGGAGGTCTTTGAGTTCATCG AGGAGGCTCACCAGAGTGGGCGAGGAGTGTTGATTCATTGTCAAGCGGGCGTGTCCCGCTCGGCAACCATCGTCATCGCCTACCTGATGAAGCACACCCTTATGACCATGACTGATGCCTACAAGTATGTGCGAGGCCGTCGTCCTGTGGTGTCTCCCAACCTCAACTTCATGGGTCAGCTACTGGAGTTTGAGAGGGACCTCAACTCCGGTGTCACTCCTCGCATCCTGACCCCCAAACTCAGCGGCCTTGAGACCCAGGTCTGA